From the genome of Dickeya aquatica, one region includes:
- a CDS encoding phage tail protein — translation MKKYHSPRSLNLTLGKESLYKDNHIHIGTVSLACCKCQDDNAVTPAPVTPVESLKDLIGMPQPWPLADAPEGWLKCNGQAFDTAKYPQLAKLYPTGKLPDLRGEFIRGWDDARSIDADRQLLSEQTDAIRNITGNLYYGVDADGPLNESYFSGALYYDLKAIVKDTKNNGSWTNSNVANAWAPAIFDASRVVPTAAENRPRNVAFSYIVKAG, via the coding sequence ATGAAAAAATACCACTCCCCTCGCTCGCTCAATTTAACCCTCGGTAAAGAGAGCCTGTATAAAGATAACCACATCCATATTGGCACCGTATCACTTGCCTGCTGCAAGTGTCAGGATGATAACGCGGTGACGCCAGCCCCGGTAACACCGGTTGAAAGCCTGAAAGATCTTATCGGTATGCCGCAACCCTGGCCGCTGGCAGACGCGCCGGAAGGCTGGCTGAAATGTAATGGCCAGGCCTTTGATACTGCAAAATATCCACAGCTGGCGAAACTCTACCCCACCGGAAAATTACCCGATTTACGCGGTGAGTTTATTCGTGGCTGGGATGACGCACGAAGTATAGATGCTGATCGTCAGCTCTTATCTGAACAAACGGATGCGATTCGTAATATCACAGGCAATCTGTATTACGGGGTGGATGCTGACGGCCCGCTCAATGAAAGCTATTTCAGCGGCGCACTGTATTACGACCTCAAGGCAATAGTAAAAGACACCAAAAATAACGGGTCATGGACTAACAGCAATGTAGCGAATGCATGGGCACCTGCCATTTTTGATGCCTCTCGCGTCGTTCCTACTGCTGCTGAAAACCGCCCGCGCAATGTCGCCTTTAGCTATATCGTCAAAGCAGGCTAA
- a CDS encoding tail fiber assembly protein — translation MTIPNGNTTELNEQGLSTHAGYFQVYHIDPQTREYIGSSREYLMEGVGIPAHSFADAPPDATPEQAIVRSQDGLGWDSVVDYRGRTAYDKQTRQATPLTQPGALADNLTLLVPQTECDVWQGEQWQTDTKAMQALQVNAASAQRSEYLARAQQQLVVLQDAVDLNIATEQETAALKAWKTYRVQLNRIDVSNAPDIDWPAMPA, via the coding sequence ATGACAATACCTAATGGCAATACCACCGAACTTAATGAACAGGGGCTGAGTACCCATGCCGGGTATTTTCAGGTCTACCACATTGACCCACAAACGCGCGAATATATCGGCAGCAGCCGTGAATACCTGATGGAGGGGGTCGGTATCCCGGCACACAGTTTTGCCGATGCACCGCCGGATGCCACGCCAGAGCAGGCTATCGTGCGCAGTCAGGATGGCCTGGGCTGGGACAGCGTGGTGGATTACCGTGGTCGCACAGCCTATGACAAACAAACGCGTCAGGCCACTCCCCTCACTCAACCGGGTGCATTAGCGGATAACCTGACACTGTTGGTGCCGCAAACCGAGTGTGATGTCTGGCAAGGTGAACAGTGGCAAACAGATACCAAGGCCATGCAGGCGCTACAGGTTAACGCCGCCAGCGCTCAACGCAGTGAGTACCTTGCCCGTGCGCAGCAGCAACTGGTCGTATTGCAGGATGCGGTTGATCTGAATATCGCCACCGAGCAAGAAACCGCTGCACTGAAAGCCTGGAAAACCTATCGGGTTCAGCTAAACCGGATTGATGTCTCAAACGCACCGGACATTGACTGGCCTGCCATGCCTGCCTGA